In Candidatus Hydrogenedentota bacterium, the sequence GTGGCTCATCTGGCCCTCCAGCGTCCCCGTCAGGTAGATGCGGTCGCCCCGCACGACGGCGGAGGAGTACCCCACGCCGAAGCCGGTCGCCGTCCACAGCAGGGGCGGCCCGCCCTCGGGCCACGAGGCCATGAGCCCCGTCTCGCCGGGGAAGGCGCCGTCGCGGTTGGGGCCGCGGAAATTCAGCACATCGCCCGCCGGGGCCAGGGCGCAGACACACAAGACCAGCGCCGGGAAAAGCGCCCAGCCGGTGCGGAAAGCCTTCATGGGGTGGGGGTCTCCTTGTCGTTCGCGGCGGTGCCTTCCGGCGCGCCGGGGTTAACGGCAGTGGCGGGCAGGCCGTTGACACTCAGGGCGGCGCCGTCCCAGGCCGCCGCAATGGCCTGTCCCATGACGTTCGCCTCCACCTTCCCGTCGGTGTAGGCGTACTTCACCGTGATGCCGCCCGGGGCATGGGGCGAGACGTCGCCCCCCTCCACCCGGAGCCGGTCCCGGTCCAGAAAGGTGACCTTCAGGTCGCCCAGGGTCCACTGCGTGCCCACCAGTTTCCGGTGGACCGGATCCTCCGGCAGCGCCACGGGCGCGGGCGCGGGCTCCGGGGCGGGGGCCACGGCCGGGGGCTTGGGCGCCGGCGTGGGCGCGGGGGCCGGATCCGAGCCGCCGCATCCGGCCATCACCACGGCGCACAGGGCCAGCAGGGCCGCCGTCCGCGCTGAAAACCATCGTGTCATGGGGGGTGTTCTCCGGAAACCGGGGGCGTCAGGCCTGGCCCCGGGCGGCCTTTTCCTCAGCCTTGATCCTGTTCCAGGAGGCGACCGCCTCCTCGGAGGTGGCCGCCTTCGTCTTGTCAAACACATGGGCGTGGCGGCGCACCATTTTCTCATGGGCCGCCGCCAGGGCGTCCTTCAGCGTGAACCGCCCCTCCGCCTCCGCCGCCGCCGCGCTCGAAAGCAGCACAAACAGGGCGTCGCCGAATTCCTCCGCCGCGTGCGCGGCGGAGGAAGTCTCCAGCGCCTCCACATACTCCCCCGACTCCTCCCCGGCATACCGGGCAAAACTCACCGCCGTCTGCTCGCGGTCCCACGGGCAGCCCTCCGGCGACCGCAGAAACCGCGTCAGCGCCGCCAGCGCGGCAAACCATTCCGTCTCCGTTTCAGGCGTCTTGTCAATATGGGGAAGGGGGGGCATGGGGGGAGTTTCCTGGGCTGCGGCCTCGACTCCCCCCATGATACCCGAGCCGTCCGCCCCCGGGCAAAGCGGCGCGCCCCGGAGGAATCCGGGACGCGCCGCAGGGGGGCCTTTTTCTCTTATCCGGCGTAGGGGAGCTCGAAGGCGTAGCTGCCGCCGCCGCAGCGGATCACCGTCTCGCCGCTTTCGGCGCGGATGCTCTGGCCGAAGACGGCGACGGCGGGCTGGCCGCCCTCGGTGACGGTGTCGGGGGCGTCGGTGGGCAGGCAGATGACGGCGTCGGTGTTCTGGGGGATGACCACGGTCAGGCGCATTTTGCCGCCGTCGAGTTTCCAGTCGCTGACGATCTCGCCGCGGATGCAGCGGTGGGCGAGGCGGGCGGACGTGAGGCCGCCGCCGGGGCGCGGGCGCACCTGCACGGTGCGGAAGGCGGTCTGGAGCGGCGCGATGCCCGCGACGTGGCTGTACATGAACTCGCCGACGGCGCCGAAGGCGTAGTGGTTGAAGGAGTTCATGCCGGGGTCGGCGAAGCCCTGTTCGGGCGTCCAGCCGTTCCACCGTTCCCACATGGTGGTCGCGCCGAGGGTCACCTGGTAGAGCCAGGAGGGGTAGGTCTTGTTCATCAGGAGCCGGTAGGCAATGTCCTCCTTCCCCGCGGCGACCAGCGCGGGCAGGAGCCGGGGCGTGCCGATGAAGCCCGTGGCCAGGTGATGGTCAAAGCGCACGACCTCGGCCTCGAAGTGTTTCGCCGCGTCCGCCCGCTTCTCTTCGGGCAGCAGGTCGAACGCGAAGGCCAGGGCGTAACCCGTCTGGCTGCTTTCGAGGATCGTGCCGTCGTCGGACACGAAGGCTTTAATAAAGGCGTCGCGGATGCTCGCGTAGAGCTCGGCGTAGCGCGCGGCCTCCTCGTTGCGCCCGATGACGCCGGCCATCTCGGACATGATGCGGGCCAGGTACGCGTAGTAGGCCGTGCAGATGACCTCGTCCTTCGCGCCGCCGCCGAGGTTCAGCCAGTCGCCGAAGCCCAGGTCCTTGCGGATGTGGTCCGCGCTGGTGCGCGTCAGGAAGTCCATGCCCTTGACCAGGTTGTCAAAGTGGCGCTCGATGACCCGCGTGTCGCCGTAGAACCGGTGCATGAGGTACGGGCAGATCATGGCCGCGTCGCCCCAGGCCACCGCGCCCGCGCCGATGCCGACGTCCGGCGAGACGTGGGCGAAGCTGCCGTCCTCATGCTGGGAGTCCTGCACGAGGTCCACGAGCCACTTGGTGTGGAACGCGCCGATGTCGGCGGTGTACAGCGCCGTGGGCATGAAGAACTGGGCGTCGCCGGTCCAGCCGAGGCGCTCGTCGCGCTGCGGGCAGTCCGTGGGCGCCTCCAGATAGTTGCCCTTCTGGCCCCAGACGATGTTGCTGGCCAGTTTGGTGAGCAGCGGGTCGGAGGCCTCGAAGACCGCCGCGCGCGGGATGTCGTTGTGGAGGACGACGCCGATGACCTGCTCCGGCGCGGGCGGCGCGGCCACGCCGGTGATCTCCACGTACTGGAAGCCGTGGAACGTGAAGGCGGGCTCCAGCGTCACGGGGCCGTCGGCGGCGACGGTGTACTGGTCCGTGGCGCGCGCGCTGCGCAGGGCCACGGTGTACAGCATGCCGTCGTCCTGGAGGCGCTCGGCGTGGCGCACGGTCACCGTGTCGCCCGCCTTGCCGGTCAGGGTGATGCGCGGCCAGCCGACCAGGTTCTGCCCCATCTCGTAGACGTAGACGCCGGGCTGCGGCTCCGTCATGGACTTCGCGGTGATGGTTTCGATGGCGCGGACCGGGTTGGCCGGGTAAGCCTGCACCGCCGCCTTCACCTCCGCGCGCGGCGTCACGGCGACGGGCTTCCACGCCGCGTCGTCGAGGCCGGCCGCGTCCCAGCCGGGCAGCGCCTTGCGCAGGTCGCGCGTCTCGCCCATGAGCAGGTCGGCGGCGCGCACCTCGCCGTAGGCGGCCTTCCAGGAGCCGTCCGTCACGACGCGCTCCGTCGTGCCGTCGGCGTACTCGATCTCAAGCTGCGCCATGAAACGCGGCTCGGTGCCGTAGACGCCCC encodes:
- a CDS encoding family 78 glycoside hydrolase catalytic domain, with the translated sequence MKRTLGCVVCLAVCAAAGAWAAGPLAPAELKCEYRVDPAGIGETAPRLTWILTGEGRGLYQAAYQILAADSEAALARDEGTLWDSGKVVSGESVLVPYGGKALVSRTQCFWKVRVWARGQEEPSDWSAPARFSMGLLAPEDWSAEWIGHDAPAEDEAVPRDPYTGGFWIWYPEGVAPEAFPSGKRWLRKGFTVPQGAKIVKAALCATADNGARVNLNGGRVGRGEEPIQSHSKRYEFDVTALVKPGENQFAVEVENAQGNAGFIATLDVTLEDGSMLSILTDKTWKAANEQPGEGWRGAAFDDGKWAAAQEVEAYPGKPWGPLFGKDMYLPPAPYLRREFAVKGDVKRATLYATALGIYETHLNGQRVGDVQLAPGWTDYNKRVYCNTYDVTGLVAPGAANAWGAILADGWYAGHVGNRGRGVYGTEPRFMAQLEIEYADGTTERVVTDGSWKAAYGEVRAADLLMGETRDLRKALPGWDAAGLDDAAWKPVAVTPRAEVKAAVQAYPANPVRAIETITAKSMTEPQPGVYVYEMGQNLVGWPRITLTGKAGDTVTVRHAERLQDDGMLYTVALRSARATDQYTVAADGPVTLEPAFTFHGFQYVEITGVAAPPAPEQVIGVVLHNDIPRAAVFEASDPLLTKLASNIVWGQKGNYLEAPTDCPQRDERLGWTGDAQFFMPTALYTADIGAFHTKWLVDLVQDSQHEDGSFAHVSPDVGIGAGAVAWGDAAMICPYLMHRFYGDTRVIERHFDNLVKGMDFLTRTSADHIRKDLGFGDWLNLGGGAKDEVICTAYYAYLARIMSEMAGVIGRNEEAARYAELYASIRDAFIKAFVSDDGTILESSQTGYALAFAFDLLPEEKRADAAKHFEAEVVRFDHHLATGFIGTPRLLPALVAAGKEDIAYRLLMNKTYPSWLYQVTLGATTMWERWNGWTPEQGFADPGMNSFNHYAFGAVGEFMYSHVAGIAPLQTAFRTVQVRPRPGGGLTSARLAHRCIRGEIVSDWKLDGGKMRLTVVIPQNTDAVICLPTDAPDTVTEGGQPAVAVFGQSIRAESGETVIRCGGGSYAFELPYAG